The following are encoded in a window of Candidatus Goldiibacteriota bacterium genomic DNA:
- a CDS encoding flagellar basal body P-ring protein FlgI, protein MKKLLKPVLMILLFALIATSLLAVELRVRNIARFKGVRDNQLTGFGLVVGLKGTGDRQTTVFTNQAVTNMLKRFGINDPSEQIKIRNVAAVMVTAQLPPFAKKGDKIDVVVSSMGDAKSLEGGVLLQTVMKGADEKIYVTGQGPVSTGIGGMNVNPGIHASKQTVGRVPNGGSVEKEVPVTFMDDKNDMYLLLTIPDFTTASRVTDILNSQFWATETGTTVANAVDAGTIKVHVPFDFQNNPVEFAAAVEGLYVEIEERSDKVVINERTGTVVMGADVAIDTCAVAHGVFNVNINVVKQISQPAQYLPGASAMEYENSNIKVEGAGNQLISLPQGVDVLDLVNALNTLGASPKDIISILQAIKAANALHGTLEIL, encoded by the coding sequence ATGAAGAAACTTTTAAAACCGGTATTAATGATATTACTTTTTGCCCTGATTGCAACTTCGCTTCTGGCTGTTGAATTAAGGGTAAGAAACATAGCAAGGTTTAAAGGCGTGCGCGACAACCAGCTTACAGGTTTCGGCCTTGTAGTCGGCCTTAAAGGCACAGGCGACAGGCAGACTACCGTGTTTACAAATCAGGCTGTGACAAATATGTTAAAACGCTTCGGCATAAATGATCCGTCTGAACAGATAAAAATAAGAAACGTGGCCGCGGTTATGGTTACCGCGCAGCTTCCTCCATTTGCAAAAAAAGGGGATAAGATTGACGTTGTAGTATCGTCAATGGGAGACGCCAAAAGCCTTGAAGGCGGAGTTCTTTTACAGACAGTCATGAAAGGCGCGGATGAAAAAATTTATGTTACAGGACAGGGCCCGGTTTCAACCGGTATCGGCGGAATGAACGTAAATCCGGGAATACATGCAAGCAAGCAGACTGTGGGAAGGGTTCCAAACGGCGGTTCTGTAGAAAAGGAAGTTCCGGTTACTTTTATGGATGATAAAAATGATATGTATCTTCTGTTAACAATTCCGGATTTCACCACCGCTTCAAGGGTGACGGATATTCTTAATTCACAGTTCTGGGCGACAGAGACAGGCACAACCGTGGCAAACGCGGTGGATGCCGGTACGATAAAAGTCCATGTGCCTTTTGATTTTCAGAATAATCCCGTTGAATTTGCGGCCGCGGTTGAAGGCCTTTACGTGGAAATTGAAGAACGTTCTGATAAAGTTGTAATAAACGAAAGGACAGGAACCGTTGTAATGGGCGCGGATGTGGCTATTGATACATGCGCTGTTGCTCACGGCGTATTTAATGTAAATATTAATGTGGTTAAACAGATATCTCAGCCTGCGCAGTATCTGCCGGGTGCTTCTGCAATGGAATATGAAAATTCCAACATTAAGGTTGAAGGCGCGGGCAATCAGTTAATATCGCTTCCGCAGGGAGTGGATGTACTGGATTTGGTAAATGCTTTAAATACTCTTGGCGCTTCACCTAAAGATATTATAAGCATATTACAGGCGATAAAAGCTGCCAATGCGCTTCACGGCACGCTTGAAATCCTATAA
- a CDS encoding flagellar basal body L-ring protein FlgH translates to MAKKFLIFLITAAFVIISAGIISADEIAANTDDLGSMYTDHKAYRVGDIVTVLVVESTQAVQSASLKTNKKAGLEAGMGMSNWANGVSTSFPNVPSWGMGAEEYQDGGGKTQRSGSLLASISARVEKVLSNGNLYIKGTKVIQINDDKQNLIIKGVIRPEDIASNNTIYSTNVADAMIEYEGNGPIGEKTSPGILTRFFDWIGLF, encoded by the coding sequence ATGGCAAAAAAGTTTTTAATTTTCTTAATAACAGCCGCTTTTGTTATTATTTCCGCGGGTATAATATCCGCGGATGAAATTGCTGCAAATACAGATGATCTGGGCTCGATGTACACGGACCATAAAGCGTACAGGGTGGGCGATATTGTCACTGTGCTTGTGGTTGAAAGCACCCAGGCTGTGCAGTCAGCCTCTCTTAAAACAAATAAAAAAGCCGGGCTTGAAGCGGGAATGGGAATGAGCAACTGGGCAAACGGCGTATCCACTTCTTTCCCCAATGTGCCTTCGTGGGGCATGGGTGCTGAAGAGTATCAGGATGGCGGCGGTAAGACACAGCGCAGCGGTTCGCTGCTTGCAAGTATTTCCGCAAGGGTGGAAAAAGTGCTTTCAAACGGAAACCTTTACATAAAAGGCACAAAAGTGATTCAGATAAACGACGATAAGCAGAACCTTATAATAAAAGGCGTAATAAGGCCCGAAGACATAGCTTCAAACAATACCATATACTCAACAAATGTGGCTGATGCCATGATAGAGTATGAAGGCAACGGCCCAATAGGCGAAAAGACATCGCCCGGAATACTTACCAGATTTTTTGACTGGATAGGGCTGTTTTAA
- the flgA gene encoding flagellar basal body P-ring formation protein FlgA has protein sequence MKRFIFVFLTAVFLIPNLLIGAVSVNLKSGSVEISAEKIYVKDVAVVMSDDGAAKQKIEGLYVKMSAIPGHRVSVTRERLENIIKKYYPDADFFGAEKVYVVTRSAKIDYDKITEAAVKYVTENMPWKKEDAEIITKNARRDINLIKGEVLLKVKEGNSVSFKGNVIVPVEVYVNGRFEKIEPVSLIVKVTTGCLMAATDMPRGSILSEDMVKEIKKDITDISGEVLTDLSQAEGLYTKRGIPAGTILLQNMFDRLPLFKRGEPVSVIVKIGSLSVETTGIPNKDGKEGELVKVKLQTGKTLDGKVSPDGRVIIEK, from the coding sequence ATGAAAAGGTTTATTTTTGTCTTTTTGACGGCGGTTTTTCTAATCCCGAACCTTCTTATCGGCGCGGTATCGGTAAACTTAAAGAGCGGTTCGGTGGAAATATCAGCCGAAAAGATATATGTAAAAGATGTGGCAGTGGTAATGTCGGATGATGGTGCGGCAAAGCAGAAAATAGAAGGTCTTTACGTTAAGATGTCGGCAATTCCGGGACACCGGGTAAGCGTTACCAGAGAAAGGCTTGAAAATATTATAAAAAAATATTACCCTGACGCGGATTTTTTCGGGGCGGAAAAAGTATATGTTGTAACCAGAAGCGCGAAGATAGATTACGACAAAATAACGGAAGCCGCCGTTAAGTATGTAACGGAAAATATGCCGTGGAAAAAAGAAGACGCTGAAATTATAACGAAAAACGCAAGGCGTGATATAAACCTTATTAAAGGCGAAGTTCTTTTAAAGGTAAAAGAGGGTAATTCAGTAAGTTTTAAGGGGAACGTGATAGTTCCCGTGGAAGTGTATGTAAACGGCAGGTTTGAAAAGATAGAACCGGTATCGCTTATAGTAAAGGTGACAACCGGCTGCCTTATGGCGGCAACTGATATGCCGCGGGGTTCTATACTGTCAGAGGACATGGTAAAAGAAATAAAAAAAGATATTACGGATATTTCCGGAGAGGTTTTAACAGACCTTTCGCAGGCAGAAGGGCTTTATACAAAACGCGGAATTCCCGCTGGCACTATTCTGCTGCAAAATATGTTTGACCGGCTTCCGCTTTTTAAAAGGGGGGAACCGGTAAGCGTTATAGTTAAGATAGGTTCATTATCAGTTGAAACAACAGGTATTCCCAATAAAGACGGCAAAGAGGGCGAACTGGTAAAGGTTAAGCTTCAGACCGGAAAGACCTTAGACGGAAAAGTAAGTCCTGACGGAAGGGTAATAATAGAAAAATAA
- the flgG gene encoding flagellar basal-body rod protein FlgG, which yields MLRSLWTAATGMAAQQTNIDVISNNLSNVNTTAFKKSRAEFQDLLYQTIRPAGVTNNMGAQYPTPIEIGHGTRLAATTKSFAQGEIVQTNNTFDVVIQGDGFFQVQLPNGEMAYTRDGSLKMDGSGNLVTSDGYFIEPQVTIPSEATQIVIRENGEIMVGVSGNNELEMVGTLRLTRFANPAGLESIGKNLYRETEATGEPVEGTAGFDGYGTIGQGMLESSNVKVVEEMINLIASQRAYEINAKAITSSDEMLKLANDLKR from the coding sequence ATGTTAAGATCACTTTGGACGGCGGCAACAGGAATGGCTGCACAGCAGACAAACATAGATGTAATTTCAAACAACCTTTCAAACGTCAATACCACGGCGTTTAAGAAATCAAGGGCTGAATTTCAGGACCTTTTATATCAGACGATAAGGCCTGCCGGAGTAACTAATAATATGGGCGCACAGTATCCTACCCCGATAGAAATAGGGCACGGAACAAGGCTTGCGGCAACAACCAAGTCTTTTGCGCAGGGTGAAATTGTTCAGACCAATAATACATTTGATGTTGTGATTCAGGGAGATGGATTTTTTCAGGTACAGCTTCCCAACGGTGAAATGGCATATACCAGGGACGGTTCTTTAAAGATGGACGGTTCCGGAAACCTTGTAACTTCTGACGGTTATTTCATTGAACCGCAGGTGACTATTCCTTCGGAAGCCACACAGATTGTAATCAGGGAAAACGGTGAAATAATGGTGGGCGTTTCCGGCAATAACGAGCTTGAAATGGTGGGTACTTTAAGGCTTACAAGGTTTGCCAATCCGGCCGGCCTTGAAAGCATAGGTAAAAACCTTTACCGCGAAACCGAAGCGACAGGCGAACCGGTGGAAGGCACAGCCGGTTTTGACGGTTACGGAACAATAGGACAGGGAATGCTTGAATCTTCCAATGTAAAAGTGGTGGAAGAAATGATAAATCTTATTGCGTCACAGAGGGCTTATGAAATAAATGCCAAGGCAATAACGTCTTCGGATGAAATGCTTAAACTTGCAAATGACCTTAAGAGGTAA
- the flgF gene encoding flagellar basal-body rod protein FlgF, which yields MISGLYTAASGLIAQTEQQDVISNNLANVNTNGYKKDRALYITFPEVFLHRVQDEKAVIPGAGLRDLMVPIGTVGKGVQLRVDGIKPSITEEGSFNNTDNKLDFAIKGEGMFVVNTPNGIRYTRDGSFSLDSEGRLVTKNGHAVLGQSGEIIINGSEVHVDEGGRIFVDNAEMDTFRVALFDNTTPLRKEGDNLFYILDGQLLAEDIDVEETTVLQGFVESSNVNPVREMVEMITAFRAYEASQKAITAQDQTLDKAVNEVGRTSI from the coding sequence ATGATAAGCGGATTATACACGGCAGCATCGGGGCTTATTGCCCAGACAGAACAGCAGGATGTAATCTCTAACAATCTTGCAAACGTCAATACTAACGGATATAAAAAAGACAGGGCGCTTTATATTACTTTTCCTGAAGTTTTTCTGCACAGGGTTCAGGATGAAAAAGCCGTTATACCGGGTGCCGGTTTAAGGGATTTAATGGTTCCCATAGGGACGGTAGGAAAAGGCGTTCAGCTTCGCGTGGACGGAATTAAGCCGTCCATAACCGAAGAAGGATCTTTTAATAATACGGATAATAAACTTGATTTTGCGATTAAGGGTGAAGGTATGTTTGTGGTAAATACCCCCAACGGCATCAGGTACACAAGGGACGGAAGTTTTTCTCTTGATTCAGAAGGCAGGCTTGTCACAAAGAACGGGCATGCGGTGCTTGGACAGTCAGGCGAGATTATAATAAACGGATCTGAAGTGCACGTGGATGAAGGCGGCAGGATATTTGTGGATAACGCGGAAATGGATACTTTCAGGGTGGCGCTTTTTGATAATACCACTCCGCTTAGAAAAGAAGGCGATAATCTTTTTTATATCCTTGACGGGCAGCTGCTTGCGGAAGATATTGATGTGGAAGAAACAACAGTGCTGCAGGGTTTTGTGGAATCAAGCAACGTGAATCCCGTGCGCGAAATGGTTGAAATGATTACAGCGTTCAGGGCTTACGAAGCTTCGCAGAAAGCAATAACAGCGCAGGATCAGACGCTGGATAAAGCGGTAAATGAAGTTGGAAGGACATCAATTTAA
- a CDS encoding PorV/PorQ family protein yields the protein MKKIITAVILLLALAQFAFAGAFDKGGVLGVGGRALGMGHAFGAVADDGSAVYWNTAGLTQLERAEVNLFLGPLLNGKEYYTFLSFGSPFFQDTAWQLSVLSLIHNDKNNTKEFTVIGSFASALNLERTFSVGVNVKYLNYNSTASYTTSSGTTLQGIANGLGLDLGVLYQLPLPQFGKKINLGLFIQDIETTLHWQGGTTEEKIPTIFKLASAYYIDDNLLMTADLDFFNDLNISGIPLQEPIYDISGNTITALKPDPYRLHVGVEGWFFKRHLGLRGGYTGFATMQGRLTGGVTYREDIWEVDYAYIGHAEHLGDSHRFSVILRFGAEREKLTAVSVVRPPKNLNSYPANGAINLTWEPNEEPNVTGYAIYMSKSPGARYIPVAKRIKENYVTIDGLKNGTRYYFVVASINNTYPSVESAYSNEASAVPAPVVPGTPEMFPVAQTREVRKNGAVDVKWGRKPPANMAGYNIYITETSGKGYVKVNPSPVNDTHFVVKGLEVGKKYFFVITSVTNDVPPIESKFSKEWADVAKPEGSMSENAAAGQR from the coding sequence ATGAAAAAAATAATAACAGCGGTTATACTTTTACTGGCACTGGCGCAGTTTGCGTTTGCCGGAGCTTTTGATAAAGGCGGTGTGCTTGGTGTTGGCGGCAGGGCGCTTGGAATGGGCCATGCTTTCGGCGCGGTTGCCGATGACGGAAGCGCCGTATACTGGAACACGGCGGGTTTGACGCAGCTTGAAAGGGCGGAAGTTAACCTTTTTCTTGGGCCGCTGTTAAACGGAAAAGAATATTACACTTTTCTTTCGTTTGGTTCGCCTTTCTTTCAGGACACTGCCTGGCAGCTGTCCGTGCTTTCCCTTATACATAACGATAAAAACAATACAAAAGAATTTACTGTAATAGGCAGTTTTGCGTCCGCGCTTAACCTTGAAAGGACTTTTTCGGTGGGCGTAAACGTAAAGTATTTAAATTACAATTCCACAGCATCATACACAACATCATCAGGCACCACGCTTCAGGGAATAGCCAACGGGCTTGGGCTTGATCTTGGCGTTCTGTATCAATTACCTCTTCCTCAGTTTGGCAAAAAAATCAACCTTGGCCTTTTTATACAGGACATAGAGACCACATTGCATTGGCAGGGCGGGACCACAGAAGAGAAAATACCCACTATTTTTAAACTTGCCAGCGCTTATTACATAGACGACAACCTTTTAATGACAGCTGATCTTGATTTCTTTAATGACCTTAACATAAGCGGAATACCGCTTCAGGAACCAATTTATGATATCAGTGGAAATACTATTACAGCGCTTAAACCGGATCCGTACAGGTTACATGTGGGTGTTGAAGGCTGGTTCTTTAAAAGGCACCTTGGACTGCGCGGCGGATACACGGGTTTTGCCACAATGCAGGGCAGGCTTACCGGCGGCGTAACTTACAGGGAAGATATTTGGGAAGTTGACTATGCGTATATAGGACACGCGGAACATCTTGGAGATTCTCACAGATTTTCTGTTATTTTAAGGTTCGGCGCGGAAAGGGAAAAACTTACCGCTGTAAGCGTGGTAAGGCCTCCTAAAAATCTTAATTCATATCCGGCAAACGGCGCCATAAATCTGACATGGGAGCCAAATGAAGAACCCAATGTTACGGGCTACGCCATTTATATGAGCAAATCACCGGGTGCAAGGTATATACCTGTGGCGAAAAGAATAAAAGAAAATTACGTGACAATTGACGGCTTAAAGAACGGCACAAGGTACTACTTTGTAGTGGCATCAATTAATAACACATATCCGTCGGTTGAAAGCGCTTATAGTAATGAAGCTTCAGCAGTACCGGCGCCTGTGGTTCCGGGAACGCCGGAAATGTTCCCTGTAGCACAGACCAGAGAAGTAAGAAAGAACGGCGCTGTTGATGTTAAATGGGGAAGAAAGCCGCCTGCGAATATGGCAGGTTACAATATTTATATTACAGAAACGTCAGGTAAGGGTTATGTAAAGGTTAACCCGTCTCCTGTAAATGACACTCACTTTGTCGTAAAAGGGCTTGAAGTGGGCAAAAAATACTTCTTTGTAATAACATCGGTCACAAATGATGTTCCGCCGATAGAATCCAAGTTCAGCAAGGAATGGGCGGACGTGGCAAAACCTGAAGGAAGCATGTCAGAGAACGCGGCCGCAGGCCAGAGGTAA
- a CDS encoding DUF4416 family protein, translating to MAGIRQPRPGKLICSLIYLNDEAYTGALTELKNTYGQIDFETPEAPFTNTSYYGDEMGSGLKRRFVSFENPVMPDALAPAKVLTIEIEKKYLNEKGGRIINIDPGFLCQAKLVLASAKNFSHRVYMSQGIYGESTLRFNTNIKSYEPWPWTYPDYTQAEIIAVFNKIRGILTEQAYKSGEKKC from the coding sequence ATGGCAGGTATAAGGCAGCCGCGTCCGGGAAAACTTATCTGTTCGTTAATTTACCTGAATGATGAAGCCTATACAGGCGCGCTGACTGAACTGAAAAACACATACGGGCAGATTGATTTTGAAACGCCGGAAGCGCCGTTTACAAATACGTCATATTATGGCGATGAAATGGGAAGCGGATTAAAACGCAGATTTGTATCATTTGAAAATCCGGTTATGCCGGATGCGCTTGCGCCGGCAAAAGTACTTACAATTGAAATAGAAAAAAAATATCTTAATGAAAAGGGCGGAAGAATCATAAATATTGATCCCGGCTTTTTGTGCCAGGCAAAACTTGTTCTGGCATCGGCAAAAAACTTCAGCCATAGGGTTTATATGTCGCAGGGAATATATGGAGAATCCACGCTTAGATTTAACACCAATATAAAGTCTTACGAGCCCTGGCCATGGACGTATCCTGACTATACACAGGCGGAAATTATAGCAGTGTTTAATAAAATAAGGGGTATTTTAACTGAACAGGCATATAAAAGCGGAGAAAAGAAGTGTTAA
- a CDS encoding MFS transporter has product MKKIFSNLNFMLLMAVQTVEQIGDSLTLMALIAWAMQSSGSAHASTANMTIILFWIGVPILLVGPFSGVLIDRFKRKNLLASATASKGIFIFFIYMYMAGYSQNAWPAAFLYFFVFMKSFSTQFFVPAKSAFIPDVVGDENALVKANSLSATLMVITQIFTYAAAGILIAQFGYKVILLASAALYIPALLLILLINSAEKHEEKGHFESWGHAIADLKEGFVFMFSGERIKFVTRRVFVLMICAIVFYISLTGGFLKEIMASTGLKMEDIKALGFIQAALGLGLVAGVVFLEKLIKRFGEINLIRIVFPAVGLVLSGVYFFRNFYFLLVCALFAGMAGVILLSIAETVVQKDSPADMRGRVFSAYYLFRNTGPLIASALAGLLVRFMEESAIALAAVLCLVIYGMVNLLFNKSRKS; this is encoded by the coding sequence ATGAAAAAAATATTTTCAAATTTAAATTTTATGCTGCTGATGGCCGTGCAGACGGTGGAGCAGATAGGAGACAGCCTTACGCTTATGGCGCTTATAGCATGGGCCATGCAGTCATCCGGCTCGGCGCACGCGTCCACGGCAAACATGACTATTATTCTTTTCTGGATCGGCGTCCCAATACTGCTGGTTGGGCCTTTCAGCGGCGTGCTGATTGACCGGTTTAAAAGAAAAAACCTTCTTGCGTCTGCAACCGCTTCAAAAGGAATTTTCATATTTTTTATTTATATGTATATGGCCGGTTATTCGCAAAACGCATGGCCTGCGGCGTTTCTGTATTTCTTTGTGTTCATGAAATCTTTTTCAACTCAGTTTTTTGTGCCGGCAAAATCCGCTTTTATTCCGGATGTGGTGGGGGATGAAAATGCCCTTGTAAAAGCCAATTCGCTTTCTGCCACGCTGATGGTAATCACGCAGATTTTTACCTACGCGGCAGCGGGAATACTTATAGCGCAGTTCGGCTATAAGGTGATACTTCTGGCAAGCGCCGCGTTATATATTCCGGCGCTTCTGCTTATACTTCTTATTAATTCCGCGGAGAAACATGAAGAAAAGGGGCATTTTGAATCCTGGGGGCATGCCATCGCGGATTTAAAGGAAGGTTTTGTTTTTATGTTTTCAGGAGAACGTATAAAATTTGTTACCAGAAGGGTATTTGTACTTATGATTTGCGCCATTGTATTCTACATCTCGCTTACCGGCGGTTTTTTAAAGGAAATAATGGCATCCACGGGTTTAAAGATGGAAGATATAAAAGCCCTTGGTTTTATTCAGGCCGCGCTTGGGCTGGGGCTTGTGGCAGGGGTGGTGTTCCTTGAAAAACTTATAAAAAGATTTGGTGAAATTAATCTGATAAGGATTGTATTTCCGGCTGTGGGGCTTGTTTTATCCGGTGTATATTTTTTTAGAAATTTTTATTTTCTGCTTGTCTGCGCTCTTTTTGCGGGGATGGCGGGTGTTATTCTGCTTTCTATCGCGGAAACCGTGGTGCAGAAAGATTCCCCTGCGGATATGCGCGGCAGGGTATTTTCGGCGTATTATCTGTTCCGTAATACCGGCCCTTTAATAGCTTCCGCTCTGGCAGGGCTTCTTGTAAGGTTCATGGAAGAAAGCGCGATAGCACTGGCGGCGGTATTATGCCTTGTGATATACGGAATGGTTAATTTGTTATTTAATAAAAGCCGGAAGAGTTAG
- the miaA gene encoding tRNA (adenosine(37)-N6)-dimethylallyltransferase MiaA, producing MFMVICGPTASGKSAIAVETAASLNGEIISSDSMQVYRGMDIGTNKIPIEAQKGIPHHLIGIVSPNKAYSAAMFKKDGEALLEEIKKRNRLPIICGGTGLYIDSIIKGLAVSGEVDINIKESIRCLEKEKGAEYLYEMLKAKDPQEASVIDRKNPRRLIRALEIIEATGQKVSEIKKETAQTAYKDEYMIFVISAQKDVLYSRIDKRVDDMIKAGLFEEVEGLLKKGIAPDSVPMQAIGYKEAAMYILGARKKEDVIMMIKQATRNYAKRQLTWFKRYAGAYRIDATDGDAKKASQEVIKAWKSQS from the coding sequence ATGTTTATGGTAATCTGCGGGCCTACGGCGTCAGGTAAGTCCGCCATTGCGGTGGAAACAGCCGCGTCTTTAAACGGTGAAATAATATCTTCCGATTCCATGCAGGTATACAGGGGCATGGATATAGGCACAAATAAAATTCCAATTGAAGCTCAGAAAGGCATTCCTCACCATCTTATCGGTATTGTCAGCCCAAACAAAGCATATTCCGCGGCTATGTTTAAAAAAGACGGTGAAGCGCTGCTGGAAGAAATAAAAAAAAGAAACCGCCTTCCTATTATATGCGGCGGTACGGGTTTATATATAGACAGCATAATTAAGGGACTTGCTGTGTCAGGGGAAGTTGATATCAATATAAAAGAAAGCATACGGTGCCTTGAAAAAGAAAAGGGAGCGGAGTATCTTTATGAAATGCTGAAAGCAAAAGATCCGCAGGAAGCATCTGTGATTGACAGAAAAAATCCCCGAAGGCTGATAAGGGCGCTTGAAATAATTGAAGCAACAGGCCAAAAAGTCTCAGAGATAAAAAAAGAAACCGCGCAGACGGCATACAAAGATGAATATATGATATTTGTAATCAGCGCGCAAAAAGATGTGCTTTACAGCCGTATTGATAAGCGTGTGGACGATATGATAAAAGCAGGTTTGTTTGAAGAGGTGGAAGGCCTGTTAAAAAAAGGAATAGCACCGGATTCCGTGCCTATGCAGGCGATAGGTTATAAGGAAGCTGCTATGTATATTTTGGGGGCAAGAAAAAAAGAGGATGTAATTATGATGATAAAACAGGCCACGCGTAATTATGCCAAAAGGCAGCTTACATGGTTTAAGCGTTATGCGGGTGCGTATCGTATAGACGCAACGGACGGGGACGCAAAGAAAGCTTCGCAAGAGGTAATTAAAGCGTGGAAAAGCCAAAGCTGA
- the mutL gene encoding DNA mismatch repair endonuclease MutL, with amino-acid sequence MGRIQVLPANVANQIAAGEVVVRPASCVKELLENAIDAGAKNITINIEDAGKKLIEIKDDGCGMDETDAVNSFLRHATSKITAIKDLDSIQTLGFRGEALASIASVSRMEMITRTPKDEAATRILFENGKIQKNEKAAANPGTIIRVRDLFYNTPARLKFLKSKYTEEAQIIDTVMSQGLSKEGVSIKLYIDGRETVVFPPAAGFMEKVRAVFGNETHGALMEIGEYTDNIKITGFICAPSVTKNNRSGQFMFVNGRVISSRALSYAVYEGYGTLLMKGNYPVTFIFIDINPSFVDVNVHPTKAEVKFRNEHDIYVLIKKAVENTLAAANLTRSAYADVFDSNPQTDGYKAAVGEAVNSFFSNEPQQLFSSPLVSGPREDISFQSQPQRRQYFNFRFLGQVNLTYIVGEEQGNLVIIDQHAAHEKVLFEEIMKEINSGKVRIQEMLIPEVVEMTPAEKITVENNMEVFTKMGIELEPFGGNAFGIRAHPVIIKNKAIGNIVKAVVDALKEKGTASADEAMKDAAATMACRAAYKAGDALNQNEIEALLSRYFEIDAPFSCPHGRPPIVKIGFEEIEKMFKRKL; translated from the coding sequence ATGGGAAGAATACAGGTGCTGCCCGCCAATGTGGCAAACCAGATAGCGGCAGGCGAAGTGGTTGTAAGGCCCGCGTCGTGCGTGAAGGAACTTCTTGAAAATGCAATTGACGCGGGAGCAAAAAATATTACAATAAATATTGAAGACGCCGGTAAAAAACTGATAGAGATAAAAGATGACGGCTGCGGAATGGATGAAACAGACGCCGTTAATTCTTTTTTACGGCACGCCACTTCAAAGATAACGGCAATAAAAGACCTGGATTCAATTCAGACTCTGGGGTTTAGGGGCGAAGCGCTGGCTTCAATTGCCTCTGTTTCGCGTATGGAAATGATAACCAGAACGCCGAAAGATGAAGCTGCCACAAGGATACTTTTTGAAAACGGAAAAATTCAGAAAAATGAAAAGGCAGCGGCAAACCCCGGCACTATAATAAGGGTCAGGGACCTTTTTTATAATACGCCGGCGCGCCTTAAATTCCTGAAATCCAAATATACGGAAGAAGCGCAGATAATTGATACGGTTATGTCTCAGGGGCTATCAAAAGAAGGCGTTTCCATAAAACTTTATATTGACGGCAGGGAAACGGTTGTTTTTCCGCCCGCGGCCGGGTTTATGGAAAAAGTGCGCGCGGTTTTTGGAAATGAAACGCACGGAGCCTTAATGGAAATCGGCGAGTACACGGATAATATAAAAATTACTGGTTTTATATGCGCGCCGTCTGTCACAAAAAATAACCGGTCCGGCCAGTTTATGTTTGTTAATGGCCGCGTTATTTCCAGCAGGGCGCTGTCATACGCCGTTTACGAAGGTTACGGCACCCTTCTTATGAAAGGCAATTATCCGGTGACTTTCATATTCATAGACATAAACCCGTCTTTTGTGGATGTTAACGTGCATCCGACAAAAGCGGAAGTGAAATTCAGAAACGAACATGATATTTACGTACTTATAAAAAAAGCCGTGGAAAACACTCTGGCTGCCGCGAATTTAACAAGAAGCGCTTATGCGGATGTTTTTGATTCAAATCCCCAGACGGACGGGTATAAAGCCGCGGTGGGTGAAGCGGTAAACAGTTTTTTTTCAAATGAACCTCAACAGCTGTTTTCGTCACCGCTTGTTTCGGGGCCAAGGGAAGATATATCTTTTCAGTCGCAGCCGCAGCGCAGGCAGTATTTTAATTTCAGGTTTTTAGGGCAGGTCAATCTGACTTATATAGTGGGTGAAGAACAGGGAAACCTTGTGATAATTGACCAGCACGCGGCGCATGAAAAAGTGCTTTTTGAGGAAATAATGAAAGAGATAAATTCAGGGAAAGTCAGAATCCAGGAAATGCTGATACCGGAAGTGGTGGAAATGACCCCGGCGGAAAAAATTACCGTGGAAAATAATATGGAAGTTTTTACAAAAATGGGAATAGAATTGGAGCCGTTTGGCGGCAACGCTTTTGGCATAAGGGCTCACCCGGTAATCATTAAGAATAAAGCCATAGGCAATATCGTAAAGGCGGTTGTTGACGCTTTAAAAGAAAAGGGGACGGCAAGCGCGGATGAGGCCATGAAAGACGCGGCCGCAACTATGGCGTGCAGGGCGGCGTATAAAGCAGGCGACGCGCTTAATCAGAATGAAATAGAAGCGCTGTTAAGCCGGTATTTTGAAATAGACGCGCCGTTTTCATGCCCTCACGGAAGGCCGCCTATTGTTAAAATAGGTTTTGAAGAGATTGAAAAAATGTTCAAGAGAAAACTGTAA